One Dysosmobacter welbionis DNA segment encodes these proteins:
- a CDS encoding phage tail tape measure protein: MARGKVYDLAIKIAGRVDSSLKKACLDADEQLGELAKTAEKIGKAAKVAAGVTTAAIGAVGVASVKAYTEHQQAANSMAAATGAAGEQLEYLQDAMDTVYTDNYGESLQDVADAVSLVDRNMKNISPDEIVEATEAALALQDTFEYGVEESTRAAAAIQKNFGGSAKEAFSLIAAGAQNGLDYSGELIDTINEYSSQFSKLGFTADSMFQLLQSGADSTAWNLDKVGDAIKEFSIRSIDGSDTTVAAFQALGYNASDMMETFAGGGEAANKAFYDVLNTLMDVDDQVQRDAIGVSLFGTMWEDLGAEAMQAMADASTAAYDTQGALDQINSVRYNDLESAMRGVKRQAEEILWTIGEQLEPYILDGLNFLSATVIPNVQAAVEKLGGYVESNVIPAAKTAAQWIGENKDMLLTLAGAIATAVGAYMALKTAGQAAGAIKGIGTVLGTAIKQGGLLKTVVGLLGGQFTVVIAIIAAVAGAFVILWNRSEKFRNSVMGIWQRVQPLIQAFGNLVSLIATSLAPVLANLGTVVLGGLEAAFVAMAPYIENVITILTNLIEFITNVFSGNWSAAWQNVVNIFGSVFGMIVNLAKVPINAVISAINWVISKINSISVTIPDWVPGVGGTTLGFNIPTIPALAAGGVATAPTLAMIGEGGEPEAVMPLSKLAELLDEWTKPKPQGGGGGQEDAGGDHIVWSPVFNFYGNTTKEEAVAAARMSFAEFKKMYKQMKAEERRKSFSPA, translated from the coding sequence ATGGCAAGAGGAAAAGTCTATGATCTGGCAATCAAAATCGCCGGACGGGTGGACAGCTCCCTGAAAAAAGCCTGCCTGGACGCAGACGAACAGCTGGGAGAACTGGCCAAGACAGCGGAAAAGATCGGCAAAGCCGCAAAGGTGGCCGCCGGAGTGACAACGGCGGCCATCGGCGCGGTGGGCGTAGCCTCCGTGAAAGCCTACACGGAACACCAGCAGGCAGCCAACAGCATGGCGGCGGCCACCGGAGCCGCCGGTGAGCAACTGGAGTATTTGCAGGACGCCATGGACACGGTGTACACCGACAACTACGGGGAAAGCCTGCAAGATGTGGCGGACGCCGTGTCCCTGGTGGACCGCAACATGAAAAATATCTCGCCGGACGAAATTGTGGAGGCAACGGAGGCGGCCCTGGCCCTCCAGGACACTTTCGAGTATGGCGTGGAGGAAAGCACACGCGCCGCGGCGGCCATCCAAAAGAATTTTGGTGGATCCGCGAAAGAAGCATTTAGCCTGATTGCGGCGGGTGCGCAAAACGGCCTTGACTACTCCGGGGAACTGATCGACACCATCAACGAATATTCCAGCCAATTCTCCAAGCTGGGATTTACGGCAGACAGCATGTTCCAACTGCTGCAATCTGGCGCGGATAGCACGGCCTGGAACCTGGACAAAGTGGGCGACGCCATCAAAGAGTTTTCAATCCGGTCCATTGACGGGAGCGACACCACGGTGGCGGCGTTCCAAGCCCTGGGCTACAACGCCAGCGACATGATGGAAACCTTTGCCGGCGGCGGAGAGGCGGCAAACAAGGCGTTTTACGATGTGCTGAACACACTAATGGATGTGGACGATCAGGTGCAGCGGGACGCCATCGGCGTTTCCCTGTTCGGGACCATGTGGGAGGACCTGGGGGCGGAGGCCATGCAGGCCATGGCGGACGCCTCCACGGCGGCCTATGACACCCAAGGGGCACTGGATCAGATCAATTCTGTGCGGTACAACGACCTGGAAAGCGCCATGCGGGGCGTGAAACGACAGGCGGAGGAGATCCTGTGGACCATCGGGGAACAGCTGGAGCCGTACATATTAGACGGCCTAAATTTCCTATCAGCAACAGTTATCCCCAATGTGCAGGCCGCTGTGGAAAAGCTGGGCGGATATGTGGAAAGCAATGTGATCCCGGCGGCCAAGACCGCGGCCCAATGGATCGGAGAAAACAAGGACATGCTGCTGACCCTGGCCGGAGCCATTGCCACCGCGGTGGGGGCCTATATGGCCCTGAAAACCGCAGGGCAGGCGGCGGGAGCCATTAAGGGGATCGGCACGGTGCTGGGAACGGCAATTAAGCAAGGCGGACTACTGAAAACGGTGGTGGGCCTGCTGGGCGGCCAGTTCACTGTGGTGATTGCCATAATTGCGGCGGTAGCAGGCGCTTTTGTGATCCTGTGGAACCGGAGCGAAAAATTCCGAAATTCCGTTATGGGGATCTGGCAGAGGGTGCAACCGCTCATTCAGGCATTTGGAAACCTGGTGAGCCTGATCGCCACCAGTCTGGCCCCCGTCCTGGCCAATTTGGGCACCGTCGTGCTGGGCGGCCTGGAGGCGGCGTTTGTGGCCATGGCCCCGTACATCGAAAATGTGATCACAATTCTGACGAATTTGATCGAGTTTATCACGAATGTATTTTCCGGCAACTGGTCCGCCGCATGGCAGAATGTGGTAAATATTTTCGGATCCGTTTTCGGGATGATCGTGAATTTGGCAAAAGTTCCCATTAACGCGGTGATCTCCGCCATCAACTGGGTTATTTCCAAGATCAACAGCATATCCGTGACGATCCCTGACTGGGTGCCGGGCGTGGGCGGAACGACGCTGGGTTTCAACATTCCGACGATCCCGGCGCTGGCCGCCGGCGGCGTTGCAACCGCCCCAACACTGGCCATGATCGGCGAGGGCGGGGAGCCGGAGGCGGTCATGCCGCTGTCCAAGCTGGCGGAGCTGCTGGACGAGTGGACCAAACCGAAACCGCAGGGCGGCGGAGGAGGCCAGGAGGACGCCGGCGGGGATCACATCGTATGGTCCCCCGTGTTCAACTTCTACGGGAACACGACCAAGGAGGAAGCTGTGGCCGCCGCAAGAATGAGTTTTGCGGAGTTCAAGAAAATGTATAAGCAGATGAAAGCCGAGGAACGGCGCAAGAGTTTTTCCCCGGCATAA
- a CDS encoding phage tail sheath family protein — translation MATYQHGVYNQEQATSLTTPIQSSAALQVIFGTAPIHLADDPAKAANTPKLCYSFAECQAAVGYSDDFENFTLCQSIDVNFRVFNNAPIVLVNVLDPNNSKHIKQNEATSVNVTDGQAVYTVPYALISTMEVKNGDAALVKDTDYTAAHDDDGNVVITLISESAQEAESLSISSTSLNPAGVTKEDIVGGVSSSTGAETGLELVRQIYPKLGLVPGILLAPGWSDDPVVAAALQAKTTKINGNFDCNTYLDIAANSSGATVYTDVKTAKEKLGASSNHAAVFWPKGAVGEKIYCLSALAAAETANTDATNGDVPFESPSNKALNITATVLDDGTEVALDQEQANLLNGQGVITAINSNGFKLWGNNTAAYPSTTDPKDRWLAVRRFFDWDGNNFILTYWQKVDKPGNKRLIQSIVDSQNIIGNGYVARDYCAGYRIEFRDDENPITDLLDGKLTTHTYLAPYIPAEKIVNIREYDTAALEAALTGGSD, via the coding sequence ATGGCAACCTATCAGCATGGCGTGTACAACCAGGAACAGGCCACGAGCCTGACCACGCCGATCCAGAGCAGCGCCGCCCTCCAGGTGATTTTCGGAACGGCCCCCATTCACCTGGCGGACGATCCGGCCAAGGCGGCAAACACACCGAAACTGTGTTACAGCTTTGCGGAGTGCCAGGCCGCCGTGGGGTATTCCGACGACTTCGAGAATTTCACGCTTTGTCAGAGCATTGATGTGAATTTCCGGGTTTTCAACAATGCCCCCATCGTTCTGGTGAATGTGCTGGATCCGAACAATTCCAAGCACATCAAGCAGAACGAGGCGACCAGCGTTAATGTGACTGACGGGCAGGCGGTCTACACTGTGCCCTATGCCCTGATCAGCACCATGGAGGTCAAGAACGGGGACGCCGCACTGGTGAAAGATACCGACTACACGGCGGCTCACGACGATGACGGAAATGTGGTGATCACACTGATCTCCGAGAGTGCGCAGGAAGCGGAAAGCCTGTCCATTTCCTCCACGAGCCTGAACCCAGCCGGCGTAACCAAGGAGGATATTGTGGGTGGCGTGAGCAGTTCCACCGGGGCGGAAACCGGCCTGGAGCTGGTGCGCCAGATTTACCCCAAGCTGGGACTGGTCCCTGGTATTCTGCTGGCCCCTGGCTGGTCCGACGATCCCGTGGTGGCGGCGGCCCTCCAGGCAAAGACCACCAAAATCAACGGGAATTTCGACTGCAACACATATCTGGATATTGCCGCCAACAGCTCCGGTGCAACCGTGTACACCGATGTGAAAACGGCAAAGGAAAAACTGGGCGCAAGTTCCAACCATGCGGCGGTTTTCTGGCCCAAGGGCGCGGTGGGCGAAAAGATCTATTGCCTGTCCGCGCTGGCGGCGGCGGAAACCGCCAACACCGACGCAACCAACGGAGATGTGCCGTTTGAAAGCCCGTCCAATAAGGCCCTGAACATTACCGCCACCGTGCTGGATGACGGCACCGAGGTGGCGCTGGATCAGGAGCAGGCCAACCTGCTAAACGGCCAGGGCGTGATCACCGCCATCAACTCCAACGGCTTCAAACTGTGGGGAAACAACACGGCGGCCTACCCCTCTACCACGGATCCGAAAGACCGCTGGCTGGCGGTGCGCCGCTTCTTTGACTGGGATGGAAATAATTTCATCCTCACCTACTGGCAGAAAGTGGACAAGCCGGGCAATAAGCGCCTGATCCAGTCCATCGTGGACAGCCAGAACATCATCGGAAACGGGTATGTGGCCCGCGACTACTGCGCCGGGTATCGCATTGAGTTCCGGGACGATGAAAACCCGATCACCGACCTGCTGGACGGAAAGCTGACCACACACACCTACCTGGCGCCCTACATCCCCGCGGAGAAGATCGTAAACATCCGCGAATATGACACCGCGGCCCTGGAGGCCGCACTGACAGGAGGGAGTGACTAA
- a CDS encoding PAAR domain-containing protein → MPQAARITDAVAGTTAGEHTGHVPPHSPEQFSGEISGACSGTVRINGLAAATVGSITTERDGCCGSSEGTVGAGSGTVRINGKAAARMGDALAAHSGSGTVTGGSSNVRIGG, encoded by the coding sequence ATGCCGCAGGCGGCAAGGATAACCGACGCGGTGGCAGGGACCACCGCGGGGGAACACACGGGGCATGTGCCGCCACATTCCCCGGAGCAGTTCAGCGGGGAGATCTCCGGGGCATGCTCCGGGACCGTGCGGATCAACGGGCTGGCTGCCGCTACGGTGGGAAGCATTACCACCGAGCGGGACGGGTGCTGTGGATCCAGCGAGGGCACCGTGGGAGCTGGGAGCGGGACCGTACGGATCAACGGGAAAGCGGCGGCCCGCATGGGCGACGCCCTGGCGGCACATAGCGGGAGCGGGACCGTGACGGGCGGCAGCTCTAATGTTCGGATAGGGGGATAA
- a CDS encoding phage major tail tube protein, whose amino-acid sequence MSKNIPTKINNYNVYNAGDKLLGVGDELTLPDFEATSETVSGAGILGEIEDPTIGYFGNMQLEIPFRTLDKEATNMMDQTRAVQLTIRGAAQEIDSSGNIVPKSIRVVVSGRAAKLTGGKLKRASTMDSGVTLNILYILIEVDGESVLELDKMNPTYKVNGVDLLAEYKEMC is encoded by the coding sequence ATGAGCAAGAATATCCCCACCAAAATCAACAACTACAATGTGTACAACGCCGGGGACAAGCTGCTGGGCGTGGGGGATGAATTGACCCTGCCCGACTTCGAGGCCACAAGCGAAACGGTGAGCGGAGCCGGGATCCTGGGAGAGATCGAAGATCCCACAATCGGCTATTTCGGAAACATGCAGCTGGAGATCCCTTTCCGAACTCTGGACAAAGAGGCCACCAACATGATGGACCAGACCAGAGCGGTCCAGCTGACGATCCGGGGCGCCGCCCAGGAGATCGACAGCTCCGGCAACATCGTGCCCAAGTCCATCCGCGTGGTGGTCAGCGGGCGGGCCGCAAAGCTGACCGGCGGCAAACTGAAACGGGCCAGCACTATGGACAGCGGTGTGACCCTGAACATCCTTTACATCTTGATTGAGGTGGACGGGGAAAGCGTCCTGGAGCTGGACAAGATGAACCCCACATACAAGGTCAACGGCGTGGACCTGCTGGCAGAGTATAAGGAGATGTGCTAA
- a CDS encoding tail protein X, whose translation MAGTYTTQQGDAWDAIAHKVYGSEKYTGWLMQNNFPLLDIFVFGAGTVLQTPDPPEDDETANLPIWRTQA comes from the coding sequence ATGGCAGGAACCTATACCACCCAACAGGGGGACGCCTGGGACGCTATCGCGCACAAGGTATATGGAAGTGAAAAATATACCGGCTGGCTTATGCAGAACAATTTTCCCCTGCTGGACATTTTCGTGTTTGGGGCGGGAACGGTCCTGCAAACGCCGGACCCGCCGGAGGATGACGAAACGGCCAATCTGCCGATCTGGAGGACGCAGGCATGA
- a CDS encoding phage tail assembly protein, whose translation MDEIKTNAAQEPAEDQEESLILKFRKPYMFEGKEYTEVDLSAMEDMTAEDLCAMGKIMTKLGIVNPVAEMTVDYAIYMAARASGKPVEFFKGLPPKEGIKLKNMVTGFLYGGDGED comes from the coding sequence ATGGACGAAATTAAGACCAACGCCGCCCAGGAGCCGGCGGAGGACCAGGAGGAGAGCCTGATCCTGAAATTCAGAAAGCCGTATATGTTCGAGGGCAAGGAGTACACCGAGGTGGACCTGTCTGCCATGGAGGACATGACGGCGGAGGACCTGTGCGCCATGGGCAAGATCATGACCAAACTGGGCATTGTGAACCCTGTGGCGGAAATGACCGTGGATTATGCCATTTACATGGCGGCCCGCGCCTCCGGCAAGCCGGTGGAGTTTTTCAAGGGCCTGCCCCCCAAGGAGGGCATTAAGCTGAAAAACATGGTCACGGGTTTTCTCTACGGCGGGGATGGAGAGGACTAA
- a CDS encoding phage tail protein I: MSAIENTPEISFIDNKTVEDVRSEMVADYEEYMTNAQGVAVSLDRASVHRMILYAAAAQIYQAMQYIDRQGKQSLLKYSYSDFLDNLAIFKGVTRNQATAATCTLRFTLSAERETATAIPQGTRVASSGAVYFATDEYAEIPAGSTTVDVPATCTETGSAGNGLTAGELSTIVDPVPYVASVTNTTTTEGGAEIESDADLAERVYLAPGAYSTAGPEDGYLYHSKAYNPAIGDVVATSDQEAGTVDIVFIMADGSTPGPEMINGLKGYLNDKTIRPMTDLVNVSAPEEVQYTINLTYYINRSDSAKAVTIQAAVAQAVEDYKTWQRTIGRDINPSKLVALIMEAGAKRVTVTAPTYTAVAATKVSALQGEAVISYGGWKMIKLSGSRFTDIAPENLASQVEVQAIAYAVGRQVEKLCAYSDAARTYAAIATMPEWLLDYMAVELRTPSYDENYSIKTKRALIEGSLLFYTQMGTPAAVNRIIETIFETGYIEEWYEYDGEPHHFRAYVGDGGEVGPGELEEFRRVLSSVKRLSSWLDDIITIAVMDPAVLTITGAMGRGYMSTALPAAPMDYNLEAPIRAGGVFGSIMQTAIPAAD; the protein is encoded by the coding sequence ATGTCGGCAATCGAAAACACGCCAGAGATCAGTTTCATTGACAATAAGACTGTGGAAGATGTACGCAGCGAAATGGTGGCGGACTATGAGGAATACATGACAAACGCCCAGGGCGTGGCTGTTTCCCTGGACCGGGCCAGCGTCCACCGTATGATCCTATACGCCGCAGCGGCGCAGATTTACCAGGCCATGCAGTACATAGACCGCCAGGGCAAACAAAGCCTGCTGAAATACAGCTATTCCGACTTTCTGGACAATCTGGCGATCTTTAAGGGCGTGACCAGAAACCAGGCAACGGCGGCAACATGCACCCTGCGCTTTACCCTTTCGGCGGAGCGGGAAACGGCCACGGCAATCCCGCAGGGCACCAGGGTGGCCTCCTCCGGGGCGGTGTACTTTGCCACGGATGAATATGCAGAGATCCCGGCGGGCAGCACCACCGTGGATGTGCCGGCCACCTGCACGGAAACAGGAAGCGCAGGAAACGGGCTGACCGCCGGAGAGCTGTCCACCATTGTGGATCCTGTCCCCTATGTGGCCAGCGTAACCAACACCACCACCACGGAGGGCGGCGCGGAGATTGAGAGCGACGCAGACCTGGCGGAGCGGGTCTATCTGGCGCCTGGCGCCTATTCTACGGCAGGACCGGAGGACGGCTATCTGTACCACTCCAAAGCGTACAACCCCGCCATAGGGGATGTGGTGGCCACCAGCGACCAGGAAGCGGGAACCGTGGACATTGTTTTCATCATGGCGGACGGATCCACACCGGGGCCGGAAATGATCAACGGTCTGAAAGGCTACCTGAACGACAAAACGATCCGCCCCATGACGGATCTGGTCAATGTGTCGGCCCCGGAGGAGGTCCAATACACCATCAACCTGACATACTACATAAACCGGAGCGACAGCGCCAAGGCCGTGACCATTCAAGCGGCGGTGGCCCAGGCCGTGGAAGATTATAAGACATGGCAGCGGACCATTGGGCGAGATATAAACCCGTCCAAGCTGGTGGCGCTTATTATGGAGGCGGGCGCCAAGCGGGTGACCGTGACGGCCCCAACATACACCGCCGTGGCCGCCACCAAAGTGTCCGCCCTCCAGGGCGAGGCCGTGATCAGTTACGGGGGCTGGAAGATGATTAAACTTTCCGGGAGCCGGTTTACCGATATTGCGCCGGAGAACCTGGCAAGCCAGGTAGAAGTCCAGGCGATTGCCTACGCGGTAGGGCGGCAGGTGGAAAAACTGTGCGCATACTCTGACGCAGCGCGGACCTATGCGGCCATTGCCACCATGCCGGAGTGGCTACTGGATTACATGGCGGTGGAGCTGCGCACCCCGTCCTATGATGAAAACTATTCCATCAAAACCAAGCGGGCGCTGATCGAGGGGTCCCTGTTGTTTTACACGCAGATGGGCACCCCCGCGGCGGTCAATCGGATCATTGAAACCATTTTTGAAACCGGGTACATCGAGGAGTGGTACGAGTACGACGGAGAGCCGCATCATTTCCGAGCCTATGTCGGGGACGGCGGCGAGGTGGGGCCGGGAGAGCTGGAGGAGTTCCGGCGGGTCCTGTCCTCTGTCAAGCGCCTTTCCTCCTGGCTGGATGACATTATCACCATTGCGGTCATGGATCCCGCGGTCCTGACCATCACGGGGGCCATGGGGCGGGGCTACATGTCCACCGCCCTGCCGGCGGCGCCCATGGACTACAACCTGGAGGCACCGATCCGAGCGGGCGGGGTTTTCGGGTCCATTATGCAGACCGCCATCCCGGCGGCGGATTAA
- a CDS encoding bacterial Ig-like domain-containing protein encodes MFYGFVITEAGNNMLANMVAGDKLTITKVVMDKGTAESANAARQLTAPIDPGPNGTSITPTVDGAAVNMVVEYRSDLNGGLQEGFWIGGFCVYAKTETVAETMVYYGSLGDQKQYVSAYVEGTAPDVRRYPVSITVTAGVEVDVSYPAEAWMTAEDVAELFNDTLKPQLEASLDDLIDDHNEDPEAHNGALKDKQDAIKVEGLLKGTKATGEGGDTYSVGAATPGTDYQPPTNTLTPAEAMTTQDYIPFYDHTSGQHMRATLQSLKEAIGVQSPSIKVTTCAGAAVTCSDGETTLQGTGTTEFELPHIGEWTVTATLDGESASQEVEVTGALLYEVDLMITSGVAVTTQPTKTTYYIGEAFDPTGMVVTATFADDTTENVTNDCTFSPTSISKDTTAITVNYQRAGIQKTTSVPVTVRVLSSIEITTPPTKTAYKYGEIFDPTGMVVTAHYTDGQSRTVTGYAFSPNTALGMSNTTITISYTEGDVTKTDTQTITVAKVLDHIAVTTPPSRTSYFSGENFSTAGMVVTAYYTDDSSAAVSGYTYSPTGALAAGNNTITISYSEGGVTKTTTQAITVTTISSTLNSNSWATIKAVSDAGQGDNYWDVGDTKTITINGKVGNFTFSNLSIAVFILGFNHNSSREGSNRIHFQIGKISNKLVGLCDSQYGSYPSGSGYFNMNTSRTNTGGWNSSNMRRNILGNTGTPSSPPANTLLAALPADLRAVMKSVTKYSDNTGGGSNTASYVTATTDWLFLLAEFEYHGSRSYANSAEQNYQQQYAYYQAGNSKVHYRHDNTGTAVYAWCRSVDASNSNYFCLVNTDGTAATGGADDSWAVAPGFAA; translated from the coding sequence ATGTTTTACGGATTTGTAATCACGGAGGCCGGCAACAACATGCTGGCCAACATGGTGGCCGGCGATAAGCTGACCATCACCAAGGTGGTCATGGACAAGGGGACCGCGGAAAGCGCAAACGCGGCCAGGCAGCTTACCGCCCCCATTGACCCAGGCCCGAACGGAACCAGCATCACGCCGACGGTGGACGGAGCCGCCGTCAACATGGTGGTGGAATACCGCAGCGACCTGAACGGAGGGCTGCAAGAGGGTTTCTGGATCGGCGGTTTCTGCGTGTACGCAAAGACCGAAACCGTGGCGGAAACAATGGTCTATTACGGATCCCTGGGAGATCAAAAGCAGTATGTGAGCGCCTATGTGGAGGGGACCGCCCCGGATGTGCGCCGATACCCCGTTTCCATCACCGTGACCGCCGGCGTGGAGGTTGATGTGTCCTATCCGGCGGAGGCATGGATGACCGCCGAGGATGTGGCGGAGCTGTTCAACGACACCCTAAAGCCGCAGCTGGAGGCAAGTCTGGATGATCTGATCGACGATCACAACGAGGACCCGGAGGCCCACAACGGCGCCCTGAAAGACAAGCAGGACGCCATCAAGGTGGAGGGCCTGCTGAAAGGGACCAAGGCCACCGGAGAGGGCGGGGACACATACAGCGTAGGGGCGGCCACACCGGGCACCGATTACCAGCCGCCCACCAACACCCTGACGCCGGCGGAGGCCATGACCACGCAGGATTACATCCCGTTCTATGACCACACCAGCGGCCAGCACATGAGGGCCACCCTCCAGAGTTTGAAAGAGGCCATAGGCGTACAAAGCCCCAGTATTAAGGTAACCACCTGCGCGGGTGCCGCCGTTACCTGTTCGGACGGGGAAACCACCCTGCAAGGGACGGGGACAACGGAGTTTGAGCTGCCACACATCGGGGAATGGACCGTAACCGCAACACTGGACGGAGAGAGCGCCAGCCAGGAGGTGGAGGTAACCGGCGCCCTGCTGTATGAGGTGGACCTGATGATCACAAGCGGGGTGGCGGTGACCACGCAGCCCACAAAGACCACCTATTACATCGGAGAAGCGTTTGACCCCACCGGAATGGTGGTAACGGCGACATTTGCGGATGACACAACCGAAAATGTGACCAACGATTGCACATTCTCCCCCACCAGCATTTCCAAGGACACCACGGCCATCACCGTGAACTATCAGAGGGCAGGGATCCAGAAAACCACCAGCGTCCCAGTGACTGTACGGGTGCTGTCCAGCATTGAGATCACCACGCCGCCCACAAAAACGGCGTACAAATATGGGGAAATATTCGACCCCACCGGAATGGTGGTAACCGCCCACTACACCGACGGGCAAAGCCGGACGGTGACCGGGTACGCCTTTTCCCCAAACACCGCCCTGGGCATGAGCAACACCACCATTACGATCTCTTACACGGAGGGCGATGTAACCAAAACGGACACGCAGACCATCACGGTGGCCAAGGTGCTGGACCATATCGCCGTAACCACGCCGCCCAGCCGGACCAGCTATTTCTCCGGGGAGAATTTCAGCACCGCCGGCATGGTGGTGACCGCCTATTACACCGATGACAGCAGCGCGGCGGTGAGCGGGTACACCTATTCCCCCACTGGCGCCCTGGCGGCGGGAAACAATACGATCACCATTTCGTACAGCGAGGGAGGCGTGACCAAGACCACCACCCAGGCCATCACCGTGACCACGATCAGCTCCACCCTGAACAGCAATTCGTGGGCCACCATCAAGGCGGTTTCCGACGCAGGCCAGGGGGACAACTATTGGGATGTGGGCGACACAAAGACCATCACCATCAACGGGAAAGTGGGGAATTTCACTTTTTCCAACCTGTCCATTGCCGTCTTTATCCTGGGTTTCAACCACAACAGCAGCCGGGAGGGGAGCAACCGGATCCACTTCCAGATCGGGAAAATCTCCAACAAGCTGGTGGGCCTGTGTGATAGCCAATACGGAAGCTATCCGAGCGGGTCCGGGTACTTCAACATGAACACCAGCCGGACCAATACCGGAGGCTGGAACAGCTCCAACATGCGGCGGAATATCCTGGGCAACACCGGGACACCCTCCAGCCCGCCGGCAAACACGCTGCTGGCGGCCCTGCCTGCGGATCTCCGAGCCGTTATGAAGTCTGTGACCAAGTACAGCGACAACACCGGCGGCGGATCCAACACGGCCAGCTATGTGACGGCCACCACCGACTGGCTTTTCCTGCTGGCGGAGTTTGAATACCACGGAAGCCGGAGCTACGCAAACAGCGCGGAGCAGAATTACCAACAGCAGTATGCCTATTACCAGGCGGGCAACAGCAAGGTGCATTACAGGCACGACAACACGGGAACGGCGGTCTATGCGTGGTGCCGGTCCGTCGATGCGTCGAACAGCAACTATTTCTGCCTTGTCAATACGGACGGCACGGCCGCCACCGGCGGCGCCGACGATTCATGGGCCGTGGCTCCCGGCTTTGCCGCCTAA
- a CDS encoding phage late control D family protein: MKTRSAEVDLTWNGAAVKSKMLGQTTEITYTDPASGEADSLDISIHDRDRQWTVAWLPLEGDTLEAAIKISNWDREGDNRTLPCGFFILDNFEFAGWPITGTISAVSVPADGAFRETERTKTWEKVTVQEIGKEIASRAGITLAWDVEGTPFTIQSIEQSSQTDCDFYMQVCESYGYAMKVYAQKSWYLTARHTRKRTRC; encoded by the coding sequence ATGAAAACACGCAGCGCGGAGGTGGATCTAACCTGGAACGGCGCGGCAGTCAAAAGCAAAATGCTGGGCCAAACAACAGAGATCACATACACGGATCCAGCAAGCGGAGAAGCGGACAGCCTGGATATTTCGATCCACGACAGGGACCGCCAATGGACGGTGGCGTGGCTGCCGCTGGAGGGCGACACGCTGGAGGCCGCCATCAAAATTTCCAACTGGGACCGGGAGGGCGACAACCGCACCCTCCCCTGCGGGTTTTTCATCCTGGACAATTTCGAGTTTGCGGGGTGGCCGATCACCGGGACCATATCCGCCGTGTCTGTACCGGCGGACGGTGCATTTCGGGAAACCGAACGGACAAAGACATGGGAGAAAGTCACGGTCCAGGAGATCGGGAAAGAGATTGCAAGCCGGGCCGGAATTACTCTGGCCTGGGATGTGGAGGGGACGCCATTCACGATCCAATCCATTGAGCAGTCAAGCCAGACAGATTGTGACTTTTACATGCAGGTGTGCGAGAGCTACGGCTACGCCATGAAAGTGTATGCTCAAAAATCGTGGTATTTGACCGCGAGGCATACAAGAAAAAGGACCCGGTGCTGA
- a CDS encoding phage tail protein, translating to MTIGTLGSRIVFEVSDETALILQEMTREISGRWAIHETMGAKPKAEFLGPGLQSVTLPIYLSAGLGVRPRTVLERVEGMVEAGTAEYLVIGNRPVGGNPFRLTGSSETWNTIFNRGELAKATLSITLEEYA from the coding sequence GTGACCATTGGAACACTGGGGAGCCGTATCGTGTTCGAGGTGAGCGACGAAACGGCCCTGATCCTCCAGGAAATGACCAGGGAGATCTCCGGGCGCTGGGCAATCCATGAAACCATGGGAGCAAAGCCGAAAGCGGAGTTTTTGGGGCCTGGCCTCCAAAGTGTAACCCTGCCCATTTACCTGTCCGCCGGCCTGGGGGTACGCCCCAGGACCGTGCTGGAGCGGGTGGAGGGCATGGTGGAGGCAGGGACGGCGGAATATCTGGTGATCGGAAACAGGCCGGTGGGCGGGAACCCGTTCCGCCTGACCGGATCCAGCGAAACATGGAACACCATATTTAACCGCGGGGAGCTGGCGAAAGCCACACTGTCCATCACCCTGGAGGAGTACGCATGA